From Gemmatimonadaceae bacterium, the proteins below share one genomic window:
- a CDS encoding TetR/AcrR family transcriptional regulator C-terminal domain-containing protein → MAAKKRAAGKARKHTGKRELTHDDVMEASNRIDPELRRRSQLLWEDRTPGTRGPKAAVTPDDVVEAAMEIADADGLSAVTMNAVASRLGYTTMALYRYFPNKETLLDAVIDAGTGQPPRFDEPRADWRSEVALWAHAKRASLCARPWLAELPFVAAPHGPNWLLWLEAISDSLSRTGLRAQDIGGALSVVDGYTRGASDTAVSLARARARGVTDAEWAAGVGADLGRSIGDPRFTHFAAIITAPSDGQPRSLEEGFDWGLQRVLDGIEAYVHRVVKD, encoded by the coding sequence ATGGCGGCAAAGAAGCGGGCGGCCGGAAAGGCCCGAAAGCACACCGGCAAGCGGGAACTCACGCACGACGACGTTATGGAAGCATCCAACCGCATCGACCCGGAGCTCCGGCGTCGTAGCCAGCTGCTCTGGGAGGACCGCACGCCGGGGACCCGTGGCCCGAAGGCCGCCGTGACGCCGGACGACGTGGTGGAGGCCGCTATGGAGATCGCCGATGCCGATGGGCTCTCGGCCGTCACGATGAACGCCGTGGCGAGCCGGCTCGGCTACACCACGATGGCGCTCTATCGCTACTTCCCCAACAAGGAGACGCTGCTGGACGCCGTGATCGACGCCGGCACGGGCCAGCCGCCGCGTTTCGACGAGCCGCGCGCGGACTGGCGCAGCGAGGTCGCGCTATGGGCGCACGCCAAGCGCGCATCGCTCTGTGCCAGGCCATGGCTCGCCGAGTTGCCGTTCGTCGCTGCACCGCACGGGCCCAATTGGCTGCTGTGGCTTGAGGCGATCAGCGATTCGCTCTCCCGCACTGGGCTTCGCGCGCAGGACATTGGTGGTGCATTGAGCGTGGTGGACGGCTACACGCGCGGCGCTTCGGACACGGCGGTGTCGCTGGCTCGCGCACGGGCGCGTGGCGTGACGGACGCCGAGTGGGCGGCGGGCGTGGGCGCGGACCTCGGTCGCTCGATCGGGGACCCACGCTTCACGCACTTCGCGGCGATCATCACGGCGCCGTCGGATGGGCAACCGCGGTCGCTGGAGGAAGGCTTTGATTGGGGCCTGCAGCGCGTGCTTGACGGCATCGAGGCCTACGTACATCGCGTCGTAAAGGACTGA
- a CDS encoding Na+/H+ antiporter, which translates to MPALLPALATIALVIALTALARRLPIPTPIVQVAAGALIGLLPGVTVPHLDPHVVFFIFLPPILWAAAFFTSLREFRANIRPISLLAVGLVLATTVIVAVVAKQLLPGIPWAVAVALGAIVSPPDAVAAAAIVSRLPVPRRVIVILEGESLVNDASALVLYRTAVAAAVTGVFSWGESVVRFFIDAGVGTMIGLAVGWLIIWTLARTKDALAETLATLAGPYIAWVAAETVHVSAVLASVAGGLYVRQHLSTVVGPISRIEARAVWDLFIFLLNALIFLILGAQFGEIVAQVPPESLGTVALAGLLIGVVMMAVRLVWVPVATYLPRWMDRDLRRREPAPQWKPVALVSWTAMRGIVSLATALALPFALADGSPFPYRSEIIVITMVVIVLTLAVQGFSLAPIIRWMKFEPEHGHHAEELLARREMARRAAEALEDQAREPGIDRNDVDWLRMELGERHREAERGGGTAEGRGRLRLGMIAAQRRMLVRLRNEGAIGDEVLLTLERELDLDEIRAGASESP; encoded by the coding sequence ATGCCGGCCCTGCTCCCCGCCCTCGCCACCATCGCGCTGGTCATCGCCCTCACGGCGCTGGCGCGGCGCCTGCCGATCCCGACTCCCATCGTCCAGGTCGCCGCGGGCGCGCTGATCGGGCTGCTCCCTGGCGTGACGGTCCCGCACCTAGATCCGCACGTCGTCTTCTTCATCTTCCTGCCGCCCATCCTCTGGGCTGCGGCCTTCTTCACCTCGCTGCGCGAGTTTCGCGCGAACATCCGACCCATCTCGCTGCTCGCGGTCGGATTGGTGCTGGCGACCACGGTCATCGTCGCGGTCGTGGCCAAGCAACTCCTCCCGGGCATCCCCTGGGCCGTCGCAGTGGCGCTCGGCGCGATCGTCTCCCCGCCGGACGCGGTGGCGGCCGCAGCAATCGTGAGCCGCCTGCCCGTCCCTCGCCGCGTGATCGTGATCCTCGAGGGCGAGTCGCTGGTCAACGATGCCAGCGCGCTCGTGCTCTACCGCACCGCGGTGGCCGCGGCCGTCACCGGCGTGTTCAGCTGGGGCGAGTCGGTCGTGCGCTTCTTCATCGACGCGGGCGTGGGCACGATGATCGGCCTCGCCGTGGGTTGGCTGATCATTTGGACGCTCGCACGCACCAAAGACGCGCTGGCCGAGACGCTGGCGACGCTGGCGGGCCCGTACATCGCCTGGGTGGCGGCCGAGACGGTGCACGTGTCGGCCGTACTCGCCAGCGTGGCGGGCGGCCTCTACGTGCGGCAGCACCTCTCAACTGTCGTCGGCCCGATCTCGCGCATCGAAGCCCGCGCGGTCTGGGACCTGTTCATCTTCCTGCTCAATGCCCTGATCTTCCTGATCCTCGGCGCACAGTTCGGCGAGATCGTGGCACAGGTGCCGCCGGAGTCACTAGGCACGGTTGCATTGGCCGGTCTGCTGATCGGCGTCGTGATGATGGCGGTGCGGCTGGTGTGGGTTCCCGTCGCGACGTATCTGCCTCGCTGGATGGACCGAGACCTACGCCGCCGTGAGCCGGCGCCGCAGTGGAAGCCGGTCGCATTGGTGTCGTGGACGGCGATGCGCGGCATCGTGTCTCTCGCCACGGCTTTGGCACTCCCGTTTGCGCTGGCTGACGGATCGCCGTTTCCCTACCGCTCTGAGATCATCGTCATCACGATGGTGGTGATCGTGCTGACGCTCGCGGTACAGGGATTCTCGCTGGCGCCCATCATCCGCTGGATGAAGTTCGAGCCGGAGCACGGCCATCACGCGGAGGAGCTGCTGGCGCGTCGGGAGATGGCACGACGGGCGGCTGAGGCGTTGGAGGACCAGGCGCGGGAGCCGGGCATCGATCGCAACGACGTGGATTGGTTGCGCATGGAGCTTGGCGAGCGGCATCGCGAGGCTGAGCGCGGCGGTGGCACGGCGGAAGGCCGCGGACGCCTGCGCCTCGGAATGATCGCCGCACAGCGACGGATGTTGGTGCGCCTGCGGAATGAAGGCGCCATCGGCGACGAGGTGCTGCTGACGCTCGAACGCGAGCTGGATCTCGATGAGATTCGCGCCGGGGCCAGCGAGTCTCCCTGA
- a CDS encoding HAMP domain-containing protein: MSFRTRLTLALAALGTIPLLLFGLGLNWALGARLEQESEARLDLAAFSVEQQLTQLAVPLGERVQGAAAELARDNRFRLALADDQSAERLWLLDWASAAMRSAGLTFLQLHDSTGRILSSGHNRNEHGRLAAAVPQLFRDSARLAVVDARTPDGSRRSLVVIATISARGERFTLVGGVPFDSARVSAFSTDPSITSVLRLDTGFAASGVPVRRLSLPYLDDANSRAATTAVLTLLHDTASARELKARLRNSLLAAVAITLLLAFGVATILGQRISRPLAQLASRTAALDLDRLDQTFSSGRDDELGALEQTFDTLTGRLRASVGRLREVERAAATGELARQVNHDIKNGLAPIRNVLRHLGQVAEREPEQLAQMFKERRGTLESSVEYLDTLARNYAKLTPSLDRGPTDLRPILAKLAAAVTACTVELDLPDALPKVRADAIVLRRILENLIANAAEAMEGMPGRIAVSGAVIGEVSDRRVRVAITDTGRGMTRAELDRAFDDFHTTKASGTGLGLSVVRRLLMDVGGSVRAETAPGDGSTFTIELPAA; encoded by the coding sequence ATGAGCTTCCGAACCCGTCTGACGCTTGCGCTCGCCGCGCTGGGGACCATCCCGCTGCTGCTCTTCGGGCTCGGGCTGAACTGGGCGTTGGGTGCGCGGCTCGAACAGGAGTCCGAGGCGCGGCTGGATCTCGCGGCCTTCAGCGTCGAGCAGCAACTGACGCAGCTCGCGGTTCCACTGGGCGAGCGCGTGCAGGGTGCGGCCGCCGAGCTGGCGCGGGACAATCGCTTTCGGCTCGCACTGGCCGACGATCAATCTGCCGAGCGCCTGTGGTTGCTCGACTGGGCATCGGCGGCGATGCGGTCCGCAGGACTCACATTTCTGCAACTACACGACTCCACGGGTCGGATCCTGAGCTCCGGCCACAATCGCAACGAGCACGGACGCCTCGCGGCCGCGGTGCCGCAGCTGTTCCGTGACAGTGCGCGACTTGCCGTCGTTGACGCACGAACGCCGGATGGGAGCCGTCGCAGCCTCGTAGTGATCGCCACCATCAGCGCGCGAGGAGAGCGATTCACGCTGGTCGGTGGCGTGCCGTTCGACTCCGCGCGAGTGTCTGCGTTCTCGACGGATCCCAGCATCACGTCGGTGCTCCGTCTCGATACAGGTTTCGCCGCCTCCGGCGTTCCTGTTCGGAGGCTCTCGCTCCCGTATCTCGACGACGCCAACAGCCGCGCGGCCACGACCGCAGTCCTGACTCTGCTGCACGACACAGCGAGCGCCCGCGAGCTCAAGGCGAGGTTGCGCAACTCGCTGCTGGCGGCCGTGGCAATCACGCTGCTGCTCGCCTTCGGAGTGGCCACGATCCTTGGCCAGCGCATCTCCCGGCCGCTGGCGCAGCTGGCCAGCCGCACCGCCGCACTCGATCTCGACCGCCTCGACCAGACGTTCAGCTCCGGGCGCGATGACGAGCTCGGCGCGCTCGAGCAGACCTTCGATACGCTCACCGGCCGACTGCGCGCCAGCGTTGGCCGGTTGCGGGAGGTCGAACGCGCCGCAGCAACCGGTGAGCTCGCCCGCCAGGTGAACCACGACATCAAGAACGGGCTGGCTCCGATTCGCAACGTGCTCCGGCACCTCGGCCAGGTCGCTGAGCGCGAGCCGGAGCAACTCGCCCAGATGTTCAAGGAGCGCCGCGGTACCCTCGAGTCCAGCGTGGAGTACCTCGACACGCTGGCTCGCAACTATGCCAAGCTCACGCCGTCGTTGGACCGCGGACCCACGGACCTGCGGCCAATCCTTGCCAAGCTGGCGGCTGCGGTCACGGCGTGCACTGTCGAACTCGACCTGCCTGATGCGCTCCCCAAGGTCCGTGCCGACGCCATCGTTCTGCGGCGAATACTCGAGAACCTCATTGCGAACGCCGCCGAGGCGATGGAAGGCATGCCAGGGCGCATCGCAGTCTCCGGCGCAGTGATCGGCGAGGTGAGTGATCGTCGCGTGCGGGTCGCGATCACCGACACCGGCAGGGGAATGACGCGCGCCGAACTCGATCGCGCCTTCGACGACTTCCATACCACCAAGGCCAGCGGCACTGGGCTCGGCCTTTCGGTCGTGCGTCGCCTGCTAATGGACGTCGGCGGCTCCGTGCGGGCCGAGACCGCGCCGGGCGACGGATCCACCTTTACCATCGAGTTACCGGCCGCATGA
- a CDS encoding alpha/beta hydrolase has protein sequence MKIKRWIRRALVATVGLVLGVVAVAYGTAVGASAPVGFQVIRAASDSGRSFAVGVWYPTTARAWPTTQVGAVLMNVARNAAVQGQALPLVVISHGNGGGPTRHADLAMALAAAGYVVAAPMHRGDNFLDQGRAGEATLFHERVAELRATIDAMTVQWPDRARLDTSRVAAFGFSAGGFTVLAAAGAQPNLGQLAAHCAAAPEFVCRVLRETGSALLRSDTSVALPRFERDPRIRAIIVAAPGLGFTMDSAALSGVTVPLQLWNGEADGVVPYATNARRIREVLGMGVDFRSVAGAGHPSFLVPCGLLRPSGLCSDPDGFDRRAFHATMNAAAISFLDTRLKRRRSP, from the coding sequence ATGAAGATCAAGCGGTGGATCCGGCGTGCGTTGGTTGCGACGGTGGGATTGGTCCTTGGTGTCGTAGCGGTGGCATATGGGACGGCCGTGGGCGCGAGCGCGCCGGTCGGGTTCCAGGTCATTCGCGCCGCCAGCGACAGCGGACGGTCGTTCGCGGTGGGGGTGTGGTATCCGACCACCGCGCGTGCGTGGCCCACGACGCAGGTTGGCGCCGTGTTGATGAACGTGGCACGCAATGCGGCTGTGCAGGGCCAGGCGCTGCCGCTGGTGGTGATCTCGCACGGCAACGGTGGCGGTCCAACGCGCCACGCCGACCTGGCGATGGCACTGGCCGCGGCGGGCTACGTCGTGGCCGCCCCGATGCACAGAGGCGACAACTTCCTCGATCAAGGGCGCGCGGGTGAGGCGACACTGTTCCACGAGCGCGTGGCAGAGCTGCGGGCGACCATTGACGCGATGACCGTGCAGTGGCCGGATCGCGCGCGCCTCGATACCTCGCGCGTGGCGGCCTTCGGCTTCTCGGCTGGCGGCTTCACGGTCCTCGCCGCAGCCGGAGCGCAGCCAAACCTGGGCCAACTAGCGGCACACTGCGCAGCTGCGCCGGAGTTCGTGTGCCGCGTGCTCCGGGAGACGGGGTCCGCCCTTCTGCGCTCCGACACGTCTGTGGCGCTTCCGCGCTTCGAGCGGGACCCACGGATCCGTGCCATCATCGTGGCCGCCCCGGGCCTCGGCTTCACGATGGACTCGGCGGCGCTGTCCGGCGTGACGGTGCCGTTGCAGCTGTGGAACGGTGAGGCCGACGGCGTCGTGCCCTACGCGACGAACGCCCGGCGAATCCGTGAAGTGTTGGGGATGGGCGTTGACTTCCGCTCCGTGGCTGGCGCGGGTCATCCGTCGTTTCTCGTGCCCTGCGGCCTGCTGCGGCCGTCGGGGCTCTGTAGCGACCCCGACGGCTTCGACCGCCGCGCGTTCCACGCAACCATGAACGCGGCGGCGATCAGCTTCCTCGACACACGACTCAAGCGGCGGCGTTCGCCGTAA
- a CDS encoding helix-turn-helix domain-containing protein: protein MDIGEVVEQSGVSASALRYYEAQGLIRSVGRAGARRQFAPDVLDRLSLLALGQMAGLSLKEIAAMLPLDAPPRVDRELLSRRADELDHRIRQLTAMRNGLRHAAVCRAPDHLQCPTFRRLVRVAMRGRGGTRRRRG, encoded by the coding sequence ATGGACATCGGCGAAGTCGTGGAGCAGTCCGGGGTCAGCGCATCGGCGCTGCGCTACTACGAGGCGCAGGGCCTGATTCGCTCCGTAGGGCGAGCGGGAGCGCGGCGACAGTTCGCGCCCGATGTGCTCGATCGGCTGTCATTGTTGGCCTTGGGCCAGATGGCTGGGCTGTCACTCAAGGAGATCGCGGCGATGCTGCCGTTGGATGCGCCGCCGCGGGTGGACCGCGAGCTGCTCTCGCGCCGTGCGGACGAGCTGGACCATCGGATCCGGCAGCTGACGGCGATGCGCAACGGCCTGCGGCACGCGGCCGTGTGTCGAGCACCCGACCACCTGCAGTGCCCGACGTTCAGGCGATTGGTGCGAGTCGCCATGCGTGGTCGGGGAGGGACACGGCGCCGGCGCGGCTGA
- a CDS encoding DUF2798 domain-containing protein, whose translation MHIHPRYAPILFSALLSAIMVSIVSAFVLLLNQGWHGGIPAAWLRSCLTTWPVAFPTVAVVAPAVRRVVAGLTANAAA comes from the coding sequence GTGCACATCCATCCGCGTTACGCCCCCATCCTCTTCAGCGCCCTGCTCTCAGCCATCATGGTCTCGATTGTCTCGGCCTTCGTGCTCCTGCTCAATCAGGGCTGGCACGGCGGCATCCCGGCCGCCTGGTTGCGGAGCTGCCTCACGACCTGGCCAGTGGCCTTCCCGACGGTAGCGGTCGTCGCGCCTGCCGTGCGACGAGTCGTCGCCGGCCTTACGGCGAACGCCGCCGCTTGA
- a CDS encoding DUF2306 domain-containing protein yields MTRKDYLIPAGLILLSLVPSVAGTARLVEMAGDPLVTEQNARFLASPLPILLHIPAVVLYSIVGAFQFSPGLRRQKRGWHRASGRLMLPMGIVAALTGLWMAHFYAWPAGDGYMVYGERLIVGTAMLASLVLGADAIRRRDFKAHGDWMIRAYALGLGAGTQVLTHLPWFILMEGWPSEGPRGVMMGGAWLLNALVAESIIRKSRVPQPRPVAMAPLTSPAAA; encoded by the coding sequence ATGACCCGCAAGGACTATCTGATTCCGGCTGGCCTGATCCTGCTGAGCCTGGTGCCGAGCGTTGCCGGCACGGCGCGCTTGGTGGAGATGGCCGGCGATCCCCTGGTGACCGAGCAGAACGCGCGCTTCCTCGCGTCTCCGTTGCCCATCCTGCTGCACATCCCGGCGGTCGTGCTCTATAGCATCGTCGGTGCGTTCCAGTTCTCGCCTGGGCTGCGTCGTCAGAAGCGTGGCTGGCATCGCGCCAGCGGTCGCCTGATGTTGCCGATGGGTATCGTCGCCGCACTGACTGGCCTGTGGATGGCGCACTTCTACGCCTGGCCTGCTGGCGACGGCTATATGGTGTACGGCGAGCGCCTGATCGTGGGCACCGCGATGCTAGCCTCACTGGTGCTCGGCGCCGACGCCATCCGCCGTCGTGACTTCAAGGCGCACGGCGACTGGATGATCCGTGCCTACGCGCTCGGGCTTGGCGCCGGCACGCAGGTGCTGACGCATCTGCCGTGGTTCATCCTGATGGAAGGCTGGCCCAGCGAGGGCCCACGTGGCGTGATGATGGGCGGCGCTTGGCTTCTGAATGCGCTTGTGGCTGAGTCGATCATCCGGAAGTCGCGGGTGCCGCAGCCGCGCCCGGTGGCGATGGCGCCGCTGACGTCGCCCGCTGCGGCCTGA
- a CDS encoding DUF2938 domain-containing protein — MDLTLRTLAVGIIATAAMDVWGVARQPLFGFPRADYRLIGRWFAYMPRGRFRHASIKAAAPLPWEHLLGWCAHYGIGIGFATLLVVWAGPAWLARPTVGPALLVGLVTVVAPLLVMQPAMGAGIAGARTPNPTATRLQSLITHLVYGAGLYVAGWIIQLSNPI, encoded by the coding sequence TTGGACCTCACCCTGCGCACACTCGCCGTCGGCATCATCGCTACGGCAGCGATGGACGTCTGGGGCGTCGCGCGGCAGCCGCTGTTCGGCTTTCCGCGTGCCGACTACCGCCTGATCGGCCGCTGGTTCGCCTACATGCCGCGCGGTCGTTTTCGCCACGCGTCGATCAAGGCCGCAGCGCCACTTCCTTGGGAGCACCTGCTTGGCTGGTGTGCCCACTACGGCATCGGCATCGGCTTCGCGACCCTGCTCGTGGTGTGGGCCGGCCCGGCGTGGCTGGCGCGGCCGACCGTGGGGCCGGCGCTCCTTGTCGGCCTGGTCACGGTCGTCGCACCGCTCCTCGTGATGCAGCCGGCGATGGGCGCCGGCATTGCCGGCGCCCGTACGCCGAACCCCACGGCCACACGGCTACAAAGTCTCATCACCCACCTGGTCTACGGCGCGGGATTGTACGTCGCCGGGTGGATCATCCAACTCAGCAATCCCATCTAA
- a CDS encoding threonine/serine dehydratase: protein MTIAPALDTLISLDDLRSAAATLRGVAVRTPLLRSDDLSERLGVPAYVKPEGLQRGGAFKFRGAYNYVANLSPADRAKGVITASSGNHGQAVALAATLFGVPSTIVMPTTVPRAKKEGAERLGARCFYHGITTAERIEKARELQAAEGLTFVPPFDDATIIAGQGTCGLEIAEDLPEVGTVLVPIGGGGLSAGVASAIKAMAPKTRVVGVEPEGSPKYSKAKAAGEPVPIPANPNGLADGLLAVQIGSRNFHHLQAHMDDVVTVPDSALASAMRYAMDRLKLVLEPSGAITLAALLDGTVTAHGPTVAVLSGANMEWDGITALLAGGKA from the coding sequence GCGGCCACCCTGCGCGGCGTGGCGGTGCGGACCCCGTTGCTGCGCTCGGACGACCTCTCCGAGCGGCTCGGCGTCCCGGCCTACGTGAAACCCGAAGGCCTGCAGCGCGGCGGCGCGTTCAAGTTCCGCGGGGCCTACAACTATGTCGCGAATCTCTCGCCGGCTGACCGCGCCAAGGGCGTGATCACCGCGAGTTCGGGGAACCACGGCCAGGCTGTGGCGCTGGCGGCCACGCTCTTCGGCGTGCCGTCCACCATCGTGATGCCGACCACCGTGCCGCGTGCCAAGAAGGAAGGCGCCGAGCGGCTGGGGGCGCGCTGCTTCTATCACGGCATCACGACGGCCGAGCGCATCGAGAAGGCGCGCGAGCTGCAGGCCGCCGAGGGACTCACCTTCGTGCCGCCCTTTGACGATGCGACGATCATTGCGGGGCAGGGCACCTGTGGATTGGAGATTGCCGAGGACCTGCCCGAGGTGGGCACGGTGCTCGTGCCGATCGGTGGCGGTGGCTTGAGCGCCGGCGTCGCGAGCGCCATCAAGGCGATGGCGCCCAAGACGCGCGTGGTGGGCGTGGAACCCGAGGGTTCGCCCAAGTATTCCAAGGCCAAGGCTGCTGGCGAGCCCGTGCCGATCCCGGCGAATCCGAACGGATTGGCGGACGGCCTGCTCGCGGTGCAGATCGGCAGCCGCAACTTCCACCACTTGCAGGCGCATATGGACGACGTGGTCACCGTGCCTGACTCCGCACTCGCCTCGGCGATGCGCTATGCGATGGACCGGCTCAAGCTGGTGCTCGAGCCCAGCGGTGCCATCACGCTCGCCGCGCTGCTCGACGGCACGGTGACGGCACATGGCCCGACGGTCGCGGTGCTCAGCGGTGCGAATATGGAATGGGACGGCATCACGGCGCTGCTCGCTGGAGGGAAGGCCTGA
- a CDS encoding winged helix-turn-helix domain-containing protein, translating to MLSLRLLDALAQDAPQFVESATLIARVWPDQHISADALKQRVRQLRGTLAEVGYEPRLIDSARGEGYALLAALEDFVPGAPAAVNPERTPSLQSDGLTSRRTAVWVGLALGAAALALWVLSPRQSADMRDGRLGPTPVRIAYDSSAERAASPAVFRGAARLPDVLLVAASAGTACNDVARAHLCLRVVAGDSGGAEPTNAAAAFGGAPRVLELLQVESGAVLLRSDLLRAADPDTAVFVLQLAQFATPGVMRWLGGRTGAGDREFSAYREGVRLLGTCGGATPAQDLQRVMDASRRAPNFLALRALALLLAVEDALARDDTAALVPLRDDAEELLRADGQLALAHVALARSLSASHSDVAEHVARALRLQPILSAFSGAQSVPRLVAAQDCD from the coding sequence GTGCTCAGCCTGCGTCTGCTGGATGCGCTGGCCCAGGATGCGCCGCAGTTCGTGGAGTCGGCCACGCTCATCGCGCGGGTGTGGCCTGACCAGCACATCTCCGCCGATGCGCTGAAGCAGCGTGTTCGGCAGCTGCGCGGGACGCTGGCGGAGGTCGGCTACGAGCCGCGGCTCATCGACTCGGCGAGGGGTGAGGGCTACGCGTTGCTCGCGGCGCTCGAGGACTTCGTTCCGGGTGCGCCGGCGGCGGTCAATCCAGAGCGAACGCCGAGCCTTCAGTCCGACGGGCTGACATCGCGGCGCACAGCAGTGTGGGTCGGCCTTGCCCTTGGCGCGGCAGCGCTGGCGCTGTGGGTGTTGTCGCCGCGTCAGTCAGCGGACATGCGCGACGGAAGACTCGGCCCGACGCCGGTAAGAATCGCGTACGATTCGTCCGCCGAGCGCGCCGCGAGCCCCGCCGTCTTCCGCGGCGCGGCACGTCTGCCCGACGTGCTGCTTGTGGCGGCGTCCGCGGGGACCGCCTGCAACGATGTCGCGCGTGCGCATCTGTGCCTGCGCGTAGTGGCCGGAGACAGTGGGGGGGCGGAACCGACAAACGCTGCGGCAGCGTTCGGTGGCGCGCCGCGCGTGCTGGAGCTCTTGCAGGTCGAAAGCGGAGCGGTGCTGTTGCGGTCCGACCTTCTCCGCGCGGCCGACCCCGACACTGCAGTCTTCGTACTGCAGCTTGCCCAGTTCGCGACCCCTGGCGTGATGCGCTGGCTTGGCGGTCGGACGGGAGCGGGTGATCGCGAGTTCAGTGCATACCGCGAGGGCGTGCGGCTCCTCGGTACCTGCGGTGGCGCCACTCCCGCACAAGACCTGCAGCGAGTGATGGATGCATCGCGGCGGGCACCGAACTTCCTCGCCCTCCGGGCACTCGCTCTGTTGCTCGCCGTCGAGGACGCCCTGGCGCGCGACGACACTGCGGCGCTGGTGCCGCTGCGCGACGACGCCGAGGAGCTCTTGCGTGCGGATGGCCAGCTTGCGCTCGCCCATGTGGCACTCGCACGATCACTCAGCGCGAGCCACTCGGACGTCGCGGAGCACGTCGCACGGGCGCTGCGGCTCCAGCCGATCCTGTCGGCGTTTTCCGGAGCCCAGAGTGTCCCTCGTCTTGTGGCTGCTCAAGACTGCGACTGA
- a CDS encoding protein kinase, protein MPTKCPACGTEYGDEARFCTKDGTRLAAGNTARATAMRNPDAPVSAAAPPSKTVTSHANMTGQVLDRRYAIVKKVGEGGMSYVYLARDVSSNERYAIKILSPTLSKDENAMARLRREAALGIRLAHPNVCHIMRMGETEDGLVYIVMPFVEGEILSDRNYRVGKTTLEDTATFITQIADGLHVAHKLGIVHRDLKPENIMICKKADGVEFAVVMDFGLAKEKKAGGELQKLTATGIILGTPEFMSPEQLRGKPLDPRTDIYSLSLMTYEMLTAKLPFEGSNQQAMMIARLRAEPIPARNRRPEIPEAVDAVLLKGMAREANERYATAPEFAAALRAAIG, encoded by the coding sequence ATGCCCACCAAGTGTCCCGCCTGCGGCACCGAGTACGGCGACGAGGCGCGCTTCTGCACCAAGGACGGGACGCGGCTCGCGGCCGGCAACACGGCGCGCGCGACGGCCATGCGCAATCCTGATGCGCCGGTAAGCGCGGCAGCCCCACCGTCCAAGACGGTGACCAGCCACGCGAACATGACGGGCCAGGTGCTCGACCGCCGCTACGCCATAGTCAAGAAGGTCGGCGAGGGCGGCATGTCATACGTGTACCTCGCGCGCGACGTCTCCAGCAACGAGCGCTACGCCATCAAGATCCTCTCGCCCACGCTGAGCAAGGACGAGAACGCGATGGCCCGCCTGCGGCGCGAAGCGGCGCTGGGCATCCGCCTGGCGCATCCGAACGTCTGCCACATCATGCGGATGGGCGAGACGGAGGACGGACTCGTCTACATCGTGATGCCGTTCGTGGAGGGCGAGATCCTCTCGGACCGCAACTATCGTGTGGGCAAGACGACGCTCGAGGACACCGCGACCTTCATCACGCAGATCGCCGACGGGCTGCATGTGGCGCACAAGCTGGGCATCGTGCACCGCGACCTGAAGCCCGAGAACATCATGATCTGCAAGAAGGCCGACGGCGTCGAGTTCGCTGTGGTGATGGACTTCGGCCTTGCGAAGGAGAAGAAGGCCGGCGGCGAGCTGCAGAAGCTCACCGCCACCGGCATCATCCTCGGCACGCCGGAGTTCATGAGTCCGGAGCAGCTGCGCGGCAAGCCGCTGGATCCGCGCACGGACATCTACTCGCTCTCGTTGATGACCTACGAGATGCTCACCGCCAAGCTGCCCTTCGAGGGCAGCAACCAGCAGGCGATGATGATCGCGCGTCTGCGGGCGGAGCCGATCCCGGCGCGCAACCGCCGGCCGGAGATTCCGGAGGCGGTGGATGCGGTGCTGCTCAAGGGCATGGCCCGCGAGGCCAACGAGCGGTATGCGACGGCGCCGGAGTTTGCCGCTGCGCTGCGCGCGGCCATCGGCTGA